Proteins from a genomic interval of Rubinisphaera italica:
- a CDS encoding flotillin-like FloA family protein, translating into MPPEQIVMIVFLVIVLIIGLIILLLFANLFRLWLQATMCGAKVSLLNLVGMKLRRSDCKHVVNMICMARQCGLDIRNDYIESAIIQGADVQTALITLQRAKERDIELSWEDAISEDTRRRIVEANQLAD; encoded by the coding sequence ATGCCGCCTGAGCAAATCGTGATGATCGTGTTTTTGGTGATCGTGCTGATCATAGGCTTGATCATTCTTCTTTTGTTCGCCAATTTATTTCGCCTATGGCTCCAGGCGACCATGTGCGGAGCAAAAGTCTCACTCTTAAATCTAGTAGGCATGAAGTTGCGACGATCAGATTGCAAGCATGTCGTCAATATGATTTGCATGGCCAGGCAATGCGGGCTCGACATTCGCAATGACTACATCGAATCAGCCATCATCCAGGGAGCCGATGTTCAAACGGCTTTGATCACTCTGCAGCGTGCGAAAGAACGCGACATTGAGTTGAGTTGGGAAGATGCGATTTCCGAAGACACTCGCCGGCGAATCGTCGAAGCAAATCAACTGGCCGATTGA
- the lpdA gene encoding dihydrolipoyl dehydrogenase produces the protein MSNSDLHAEVVVLGAGPGGYPAAFEAADKGKKVILVNDDVAPGGVCLNRGCIPSKALLHVAKLLNESKEAAEWGIKFAEPEVDLDKLRDFKNGVVTGLTGGIRSLCKTRKVDLVEARGSFLNSNAMELKYKDGSTGKLTFDIAIVATGSLPAMPGIFNIGDERVMDSTGALELKDVPEKMLVIGGGYIGLEMGSVYAALGSEVTVVEMTDGLLPGADRDLVKPLQKRLSHQLKSIYLSTKVNSLKATKEGIVAELEGADAPAEMTFDRVLVSVGRRPNAGNIGLDKTKVKVTDKGFIEVNKRQQTSDPAIYAIGDVAGEPMLAHKATREAKVAVDVILGEPAEFDCIAIPAVVFTDPELAWCGITEAEAQRDEREVTVVRFPWAASGRAQTISRTEGLTKLIFDPKTERILGMGIVGPGAGEMIAEGVLAVETAAVARDIAESIHAHPTLSETVMESAEGLFGQATHYFRPKK, from the coding sequence ATGTCAAATTCTGATTTACATGCTGAAGTTGTCGTTCTGGGAGCGGGTCCTGGGGGATATCCCGCCGCTTTCGAAGCAGCCGATAAAGGGAAAAAAGTCATTCTCGTTAACGACGATGTCGCACCCGGCGGTGTTTGTCTCAACCGGGGATGTATTCCTTCCAAAGCGTTGCTGCACGTCGCTAAGTTGCTCAATGAATCGAAAGAAGCAGCCGAGTGGGGCATCAAGTTTGCAGAGCCGGAAGTCGATCTGGATAAGCTGCGAGACTTTAAAAATGGAGTCGTGACTGGATTAACGGGTGGGATTCGTTCGCTCTGCAAAACTCGCAAAGTCGATTTGGTCGAAGCCAGAGGAAGTTTTCTTAATTCCAATGCGATGGAGCTGAAATACAAAGATGGCTCGACGGGCAAGCTCACCTTCGATATCGCCATCGTTGCTACAGGTTCGCTCCCCGCAATGCCCGGTATATTCAACATTGGCGATGAACGGGTGATGGATTCGACTGGTGCACTCGAGTTGAAAGATGTTCCCGAAAAAATGCTTGTCATTGGTGGCGGCTACATCGGTCTCGAAATGGGCTCCGTTTATGCCGCACTCGGTTCCGAAGTGACAGTTGTCGAAATGACCGATGGCTTGTTACCGGGAGCTGATCGGGATCTGGTGAAACCGTTGCAGAAACGATTGAGTCATCAACTCAAATCAATTTATCTATCGACGAAAGTGAACAGCCTCAAAGCAACGAAAGAGGGAATCGTCGCGGAACTCGAAGGGGCGGATGCCCCTGCCGAGATGACGTTTGACCGGGTTCTGGTCTCTGTCGGACGCCGTCCGAATGCCGGTAATATTGGCCTGGATAAAACAAAAGTCAAAGTGACCGACAAGGGCTTTATCGAAGTTAATAAGCGTCAGCAAACAAGCGATCCTGCCATCTATGCAATCGGAGATGTGGCTGGCGAACCGATGCTCGCTCACAAAGCGACACGCGAAGCGAAAGTCGCAGTCGATGTCATTCTGGGAGAACCTGCTGAGTTCGATTGCATCGCAATTCCGGCAGTAGTGTTTACTGATCCCGAACTCGCCTGGTGTGGCATTACGGAAGCGGAAGCTCAACGCGATGAGCGGGAAGTGACCGTTGTTCGTTTTCCCTGGGCAGCTTCTGGTCGTGCTCAAACAATTTCACGCACGGAAGGTTTAACGAAGTTAATCTTCGATCCCAAAACCGAGCGAATTCTCGGCATGGGAATCGTCGGCCCGGGAGCAGGTGAAATGATTGCCGAAGGCGTTCTGGCTGTCGAAACAGCAGCAGTTGCTCGCGATATCGCGGAGAGTATTCACGCTCATCCAACCCTTTCGGAAACCGTGATGGAATCGGCTGAAGGATTGTTCGGACAGGCAACACACTACTTCCGACCAAAGAAATAG
- a CDS encoding dihydroorotate dehydrogenase electron transfer subunit — protein MAGALSKRSPRGVNHSGASAEAERPRHPISNDVEFADRKVGKRMISESTCAMQCRAKVISLATLSQENYRVRLECPELAQVILPGQFFMLRSPDRTDPLLGRPFALYDTYLENGKPVGIDVGFHVVGKMTALLEDVQPGQNLEIWGPLGNGFPELETKHLIQVAGGIGYTPFVAVSREALLQKKYGQTQRTGIRAERASLIYGVRSACFQANMDDLSDLNELDIQICTEDGTAGHHGLVTDLLKPLLESGSADDQVVLTCGPLRMMQAVSELCSKYDVRCWASLETPMACGFGACFSCVVPIKTGEGSWDYRRSCVEGPVFPAKDILWGDIS, from the coding sequence GTGGCGGGGGCGCTCTCAAAGAGAAGTCCCCGAGGCGTTAATCATTCGGGGGCTTCCGCTGAAGCGGAGCGCCCCCGCCACCCCATTTCCAATGATGTCGAGTTTGCGGATCGGAAAGTTGGGAAACGAATGATAAGTGAATCGACGTGTGCAATGCAGTGTCGGGCGAAAGTGATTTCACTCGCTACGCTCTCTCAGGAAAACTATCGCGTTCGGCTCGAATGTCCGGAACTGGCTCAGGTCATTCTTCCGGGCCAGTTCTTCATGCTTCGCTCTCCCGATCGTACCGATCCCCTGCTCGGTCGGCCTTTTGCTCTTTACGATACGTATCTGGAAAATGGTAAACCAGTTGGGATCGATGTCGGGTTTCATGTCGTTGGTAAGATGACCGCACTTCTTGAAGACGTTCAGCCCGGTCAGAACCTGGAAATCTGGGGACCACTCGGCAATGGGTTTCCGGAATTGGAGACCAAACATCTGATTCAGGTCGCTGGTGGCATTGGATATACTCCGTTTGTCGCAGTCAGCCGGGAAGCCTTACTGCAGAAAAAGTATGGGCAAACCCAGCGGACAGGAATTCGAGCAGAACGAGCTTCCCTCATCTACGGAGTTCGCTCGGCCTGTTTTCAGGCGAATATGGATGACCTTTCCGATCTCAACGAACTTGACATTCAAATCTGCACCGAAGATGGTACCGCCGGTCATCATGGACTGGTAACCGATCTACTCAAACCGTTGCTCGAATCCGGATCAGCAGACGATCAAGTCGTACTGACATGTGGCCCGTTGCGTATGATGCAGGCGGTTTCAGAACTCTGTTCGAAATATGATGTCCGCTGCTGGGCCTCTCTGGAAACCCCAATGGCCTGTGGATTTGGGGCCTGCTTCAGTTGTGTCGTGCCCATCAAAACGGGCGAGGGTTCGTGGGACTATCGCCGCTCCTGTGTCGAGGGGCCGGTCTTTCCTGCCAAGGATATACTCTGGGGAGATATTTCCTGA
- a CDS encoding DUF1552 domain-containing protein yields the protein MRRTTRRNFLRGMSGAALSLPWMESLCSAAPSKTVAQRMAHFYVPIGVVRRGFFPGEAEDIIPKGNLGNVMTSLGKQDPNFSVKPLTELTPTMQPLDGFQQKINLITGMDRTFQQGTDVHAQCASCYLSSAEPYTIKGTAWPLNRTLDHLVADQIGTQTPFPTLEFSCNSHRDNKESIYFDNISWYGTGHLAPSIRDPRKMYRRLFSTQEIDQYRDITDLVLEDARAMRKQLGSADREKFTEYFESIRTIELQMDRLEKMKAELSLVKLDEPPEAYLPRGEYIRLMGDLMVVALQTGLTNVTTFMVGPERWDTPYKFESLFDTPRSHHQMSHNQTKMIDDLLKVDRFHMEQYVYLLKKMDSIQESDGSTLLDNTLFTYGSGLGDGSTHQYNDLPIIVAGGGKRVYSGQHINMPEGTPLSNLWLTQAQLLGLPMKRFADSTGPIATLIAG from the coding sequence ATGAGAAGAACAACACGACGAAATTTTCTTCGCGGCATGAGCGGGGCAGCTCTGTCTCTGCCTTGGATGGAGAGTCTCTGCTCGGCTGCTCCATCAAAAACTGTAGCACAACGCATGGCTCATTTTTATGTGCCGATTGGAGTTGTGCGTCGTGGATTTTTTCCTGGAGAAGCAGAGGACATCATCCCGAAAGGAAACCTGGGAAATGTGATGACCTCTCTCGGAAAGCAGGATCCCAACTTCAGCGTCAAACCACTTACGGAATTGACTCCCACAATGCAGCCGCTGGATGGGTTTCAGCAGAAGATCAATCTGATTACGGGCATGGATCGGACGTTCCAGCAAGGGACTGACGTGCATGCCCAATGTGCATCGTGTTACCTGAGTAGTGCCGAACCTTATACCATAAAAGGGACGGCCTGGCCGTTGAATCGGACTCTCGATCATCTCGTCGCCGATCAAATTGGAACTCAAACTCCATTCCCGACACTCGAATTCAGCTGCAACAGTCATCGCGATAATAAAGAATCGATTTATTTCGACAACATCTCCTGGTACGGCACCGGACATCTGGCTCCTTCGATCCGCGATCCCCGAAAAATGTATCGCCGTCTGTTTTCGACTCAGGAAATTGATCAGTATCGAGACATCACCGATCTGGTCCTCGAAGATGCCCGCGCGATGCGAAAACAACTGGGCTCAGCCGACCGGGAGAAATTTACCGAGTACTTTGAGTCGATCCGTACCATTGAACTGCAGATGGATCGACTGGAGAAAATGAAGGCGGAACTCTCGCTGGTTAAACTGGATGAACCTCCTGAAGCGTACCTGCCTCGCGGAGAATATATTCGTCTGATGGGTGACTTGATGGTGGTTGCTCTGCAGACCGGATTGACCAATGTCACAACCTTCATGGTTGGTCCTGAACGCTGGGACACGCCTTATAAATTTGAAAGTCTGTTTGACACCCCTCGCAGTCATCATCAGATGTCGCACAATCAAACCAAAATGATTGACGACCTGCTGAAAGTCGATCGCTTCCACATGGAACAGTATGTGTATCTGCTCAAAAAGATGGACTCAATTCAGGAATCCGACGGCTCCACATTGCTCGACAACACCTTGTTCACATACGGCTCCGGGCTGGGAGATGGTTCCACACATCAATACAACGACCTTCCGATTATTGTTGCAGGAGGCGGAAAACGCGTTTATTCCGGTCAGCACATCAATATGCCGGAAGGGACACCGCTGTCCAATCTCTGGCTGACTCAGGCTCAACTGCTGGGGCTGCCGATGAAAAGATTCGCCGACAGCACCGGACCGATTGCTACATTGATCGCCGGATAA
- a CDS encoding DUF1592 domain-containing protein, translating into MWKSALNAKNLRLAIASSLILVLMLNTSATHSAEDFSESFQSLTQKHCVKCHGAEEEIYGEVNLQELSLDDLKTNSELLRSLIDVLDLQEMPPEDEPQLAAQDRQLLVMQFQSMLHKSLASERRYLHTPIRRMNRFQYNNAVVDLFDLKCIVFTLPEKMMRDHKGYFQPETGKMAEVVTVGCRPLGKSQMIEPRLMGVAAFPQDLRAEHGYDNRGDHLSLSPLLMEAFLKLGQSIVESPDFTPKNVGIWREFFAAPKADVDQLVEVRHRLKKFLFKAFRQPVAESQLERYIGYVQHQLESGVPFPEAMKSVAAATIASPNFLYLYDKTDVNETSELLDDFELASRLSFFLWGSLPDEMLLELATNGDLSKPEVLDVQVERMLKDKKIKRFCDSFPSQWLQLERIISSVPDRGKYPDFYFSKYRDSMHMMLEPLLLFETVLIENQPITQFIDSDFTYRSILLEEAYGELATKPVDKKRDEVTTLTFHRVPVTDRRNGGLITNAAVMTMTSGPERTQPITRGAWIAGVIFNNPPEPPPANVPALGEKPAEGEEHLTLRERLSLHRERSDCKGCHEQIDPLGFALENYNPIGVWRDEYENGREIDMQGTLFRQHQFNNVIEFKDAILTEKDRFTRALAGHLLSYALARELGAADQIALDEMTQSVIADEYRFQSLIKQIVFSEPFQSKSGPKAHIALE; encoded by the coding sequence ATGTGGAAATCCGCTTTAAATGCCAAAAATCTGAGACTTGCAATTGCCTCCAGTCTGATTTTGGTTTTGATGCTGAACACTTCCGCAACGCACTCTGCCGAAGATTTTTCAGAATCATTCCAGTCACTGACCCAAAAGCATTGCGTAAAGTGCCATGGGGCAGAAGAGGAGATTTACGGCGAAGTCAATCTCCAGGAACTTTCGCTCGATGATCTGAAAACGAACAGTGAACTGTTACGCAGTCTGATCGACGTCCTCGATCTGCAGGAAATGCCTCCCGAAGATGAGCCTCAATTAGCTGCTCAAGATCGACAGTTACTGGTGATGCAGTTTCAGAGCATGCTCCACAAATCACTCGCCAGTGAACGCCGCTATCTGCATACACCGATCCGCCGCATGAACCGCTTTCAGTACAACAATGCGGTTGTCGATCTGTTTGATTTGAAGTGTATCGTGTTCACTCTTCCAGAAAAAATGATGCGAGATCACAAGGGTTATTTTCAACCCGAAACGGGAAAAATGGCCGAGGTTGTGACTGTCGGGTGTCGTCCGCTTGGGAAGTCTCAAATGATCGAACCACGGCTGATGGGCGTGGCCGCGTTTCCGCAGGATCTTCGAGCAGAGCATGGTTACGACAATCGAGGCGATCATCTTTCACTATCACCACTATTGATGGAAGCATTTCTGAAGCTGGGGCAGTCGATCGTCGAGAGCCCTGATTTCACACCGAAAAACGTGGGCATCTGGCGAGAATTCTTTGCCGCTCCCAAAGCGGATGTCGATCAATTGGTGGAGGTGAGACATCGGCTCAAGAAATTTCTCTTCAAAGCATTTCGACAGCCAGTTGCCGAGAGTCAACTGGAGCGTTACATCGGCTACGTGCAGCATCAGCTTGAATCAGGTGTTCCCTTTCCTGAGGCGATGAAATCCGTCGCAGCTGCGACGATTGCTTCACCAAACTTCCTGTATCTCTACGATAAGACTGATGTTAATGAGACATCGGAATTACTCGATGACTTTGAACTCGCCTCTCGACTTTCCTTTTTTCTCTGGGGGAGTCTGCCCGATGAGATGCTGCTCGAACTTGCGACGAACGGAGACTTGAGCAAACCAGAAGTCCTTGACGTCCAGGTGGAGAGGATGCTCAAAGATAAGAAAATCAAACGATTCTGCGATAGTTTCCCCTCTCAATGGCTACAGTTGGAGCGGATCATTTCTTCGGTGCCGGATCGCGGGAAATATCCCGATTTTTATTTTTCAAAGTATCGCGACAGCATGCACATGATGCTCGAACCGCTGCTGCTGTTCGAAACGGTACTCATTGAAAACCAGCCGATCACACAATTCATTGATTCCGACTTCACTTATCGGTCGATCTTGCTGGAAGAGGCTTACGGAGAACTCGCGACCAAGCCCGTGGATAAGAAACGGGATGAGGTGACAACATTGACCTTCCATCGAGTTCCTGTGACCGATCGCCGGAACGGAGGCTTGATTACCAATGCAGCCGTGATGACGATGACTTCTGGACCGGAACGAACTCAACCGATTACCAGAGGTGCGTGGATTGCCGGCGTGATTTTCAATAATCCTCCCGAGCCTCCGCCAGCCAATGTGCCTGCCCTCGGTGAAAAACCAGCCGAAGGCGAAGAACATTTGACATTAAGAGAACGGCTCTCGCTGCATAGGGAACGCTCCGACTGCAAGGGGTGTCACGAGCAGATAGATCCTCTCGGTTTTGCATTGGAAAATTATAATCCGATTGGAGTCTGGCGTGATGAGTATGAGAATGGTCGAGAGATCGACATGCAGGGCACATTATTTCGGCAGCATCAGTTCAACAATGTGATCGAATTTAAGGATGCGATCCTGACGGAAAAAGATCGCTTCACCCGGGCACTGGCAGGGCACTTGCTTTCGTACGCACTAGCCCGTGAACTCGGAGCAGCCGATCAGATTGCACTCGATGAAATGACACAGTCGGTTATCGCAGATGAGTATCGATTTCAATCCCTGATCAAACAGATTGTTTTCAGCGAACCGTTCCAAAGCAAATCCGGTCCGAAGGCTCATATAGCCTTGGAATAG
- a CDS encoding 2-oxo acid dehydrogenase subunit E2 codes for MAIEFKLPEVAEGVTSADIAEIHVSEGDTIKANQVVAEVETEKALAEIECPHAGTVVKVHVSAGDSVPIGATLFTIEEGSGGGKSEEKKEEPAAKQEPETKEPPKSAPESKPAPTPPAQSASPSPVKEVSATSGDQENRPPAPAGPATRRMARDLGVDLYQVNGSGPGGRISQEDVQAYVKARLTAPAASGGSGSGPMAAPALPDFSEFGHTHREALNKIGKMAAQHLSMSWNVIPHVTQQDMADITDIELARKQFLQGTGKNGPKVTMTAIAVKAAVTALKTFPKFNSSLDPQTNEIVYKDYFNIGIAVDTENGLVVPVVRDADKKSLLQIALEVTELANKARDRKLSMNDMKGGTFTITNLGGIGGTGFTPIVSYPEVAILGMSRGQKELKLFDGELEERLILPLSLSYDHRVINGADAARFIVKLSALLSDPFTLLSEC; via the coding sequence ATGGCTATTGAATTCAAATTACCGGAAGTTGCCGAGGGTGTGACCTCTGCCGATATCGCAGAGATTCATGTTTCTGAGGGCGATACGATTAAAGCCAATCAGGTTGTCGCCGAAGTGGAAACCGAAAAAGCTCTCGCGGAAATTGAGTGTCCCCATGCGGGGACGGTCGTGAAGGTTCACGTCTCTGCCGGAGATTCGGTGCCAATCGGTGCGACGCTGTTCACCATTGAAGAAGGTAGCGGTGGCGGGAAGAGTGAAGAGAAAAAAGAGGAACCAGCCGCAAAGCAGGAACCGGAAACGAAAGAACCGCCCAAATCGGCTCCAGAATCCAAACCAGCCCCAACTCCGCCTGCTCAATCCGCCTCGCCATCTCCTGTAAAGGAAGTTTCGGCCACATCGGGCGATCAAGAAAATCGTCCCCCTGCCCCAGCTGGCCCGGCGACTCGCAGAATGGCCCGCGACCTTGGCGTCGATTTGTATCAAGTGAATGGGAGTGGACCTGGGGGACGAATCTCTCAGGAAGATGTTCAGGCTTACGTCAAAGCTCGATTAACTGCCCCGGCTGCGTCTGGTGGTTCCGGTAGCGGCCCGATGGCGGCTCCGGCTCTGCCTGACTTCAGCGAGTTTGGACATACGCATCGTGAAGCGTTGAACAAAATCGGCAAAATGGCCGCCCAGCATCTCTCGATGTCCTGGAATGTTATCCCACATGTGACACAGCAGGACATGGCCGATATCACGGATATCGAACTGGCTCGCAAGCAGTTCCTGCAGGGAACCGGCAAAAACGGTCCAAAGGTGACAATGACCGCCATCGCTGTCAAAGCCGCAGTGACGGCTCTCAAAACTTTCCCGAAATTCAATTCGAGTCTCGACCCCCAGACTAACGAAATCGTTTACAAAGACTATTTCAATATTGGGATCGCCGTAGATACCGAAAACGGTTTGGTTGTGCCTGTCGTGCGGGATGCTGATAAGAAGTCACTCTTGCAGATCGCACTTGAAGTAACGGAACTGGCCAACAAAGCCCGTGATCGCAAGCTCTCCATGAACGACATGAAGGGGGGCACGTTTACGATCACGAATCTGGGAGGCATTGGCGGAACCGGATTTACACCGATCGTGAGTTATCCAGAAGTGGCGATACTCGGAATGTCTCGCGGGCAGAAAGAATTGAAACTGTTCGATGGAGAACTCGAAGAACGACTGATCCTGCCATTGTCGCTTTCGTATGATCACCGGGTGATCAATGGAGCCGACGCCGCTCGATTCATTGTGAAGTTGTCCGCATTACTTTCCGATCCATTCACCCTACTCTCAGAATGTTAA
- the priA gene encoding replication restart helicase PriA yields the protein MSRQQNLFEDAAELKWQRADREDQLFAAIVFNRPMETVYHYLVPPALREMIRPGQRVQAPFGRGDRPTIGFCVGCEQGPPEAIAKRKNVKELISILDREPIADAKMLGLTKWIAEYYLCSWGQVLHAVIPAAVKKSAGTRQVKLVEIDPEVLPNLEDLNLPAKQRAVIDVLLDAGEPLPVGEITQSAGCGTSPINTLLKKNILTAIRETRMNYEPPEKLVAREADLILADQQQAALDAITHAIDHGKTTKTPEIEEVADPRKIDHYKGDQTFLLHGVTGSGKTEVYIRAIRHAVDFGRQAIVLVPEISLTPQTIRRFRRRFDSVAVLHSHLTDSERHWQWQQIASGNVQVVVGARSAIFAPTPRLGLIVIDEEHETTFKQETVPRYHAREVARKRAAMEGIPLVLGTATPMLESWWLAKQKSYQLISMPKRIEELPMPPVVTVDTMNDPLIKRGHNIGRALKNAIDQTLKNDGQIILFFNLRGFSPVLWCRSCGEKLSCPHCDTSLTWHKDRKLCVCHTCDYTIPMPGQCPACKKQGLRHFGAGTQRLEEEVRSKFPGVTVLRMDSDSMRKPGSHDEALERFRHGEVSILLGTQMIAKGLDFPNVTLVGVVDADTALHQIDFRASERTFQLISQVAGRTGRSSRGGRVLVQTMQPDAEAIRFAAEHDFIGFANRELGHRLERKMPPQAALLRIILRAKDEPLLDTAGLEMVEELQKHAETLPDKYRILGPAPAPLARHKDYYRYQILITSTSHTAICALIEKCRKQFDKLTMIEYALDVDPLQMR from the coding sequence GTGAGCCGACAACAGAATTTATTTGAGGATGCCGCCGAGCTGAAATGGCAGCGGGCTGATCGGGAAGATCAGTTGTTTGCGGCGATCGTGTTCAATCGGCCGATGGAAACCGTGTATCACTATCTCGTCCCGCCCGCATTACGGGAAATGATTCGTCCCGGCCAGCGCGTGCAGGCTCCGTTTGGTCGTGGAGATCGTCCGACTATCGGCTTTTGTGTTGGCTGCGAACAGGGCCCCCCCGAAGCGATTGCGAAGCGGAAGAATGTCAAAGAGCTGATCAGCATTCTCGATCGTGAGCCGATCGCCGACGCAAAAATGCTCGGCCTGACGAAATGGATTGCCGAGTACTATCTTTGCTCCTGGGGACAGGTTCTGCATGCGGTCATTCCCGCGGCTGTCAAAAAAAGTGCCGGGACACGGCAGGTCAAACTCGTGGAAATCGATCCTGAGGTCTTACCAAATCTGGAAGACTTGAATCTACCTGCCAAGCAGCGAGCGGTGATCGATGTGCTGCTCGATGCCGGCGAACCTCTGCCGGTTGGCGAAATTACTCAGTCGGCTGGATGCGGAACGTCTCCCATCAATACCTTGCTCAAGAAGAACATCCTCACCGCGATTCGTGAAACGCGAATGAACTATGAGCCTCCTGAAAAGCTGGTGGCTCGGGAGGCTGACTTGATTCTGGCCGATCAGCAGCAGGCAGCATTGGATGCGATCACGCATGCGATTGATCATGGCAAGACAACCAAAACGCCGGAAATTGAAGAGGTCGCCGATCCAAGAAAAATCGATCATTACAAGGGCGATCAAACATTCCTGCTCCATGGCGTGACAGGCTCGGGGAAGACGGAAGTTTATATTCGCGCCATTCGGCACGCGGTCGATTTCGGACGGCAAGCGATTGTGCTGGTTCCGGAAATCAGCCTGACGCCTCAAACGATCCGCCGATTCCGCAGACGTTTCGATTCGGTCGCCGTGCTGCACAGTCATCTGACCGACAGTGAACGCCACTGGCAATGGCAGCAGATCGCCTCCGGAAATGTGCAGGTGGTGGTCGGTGCCCGCAGTGCGATTTTTGCTCCGACGCCCCGGCTCGGCCTGATCGTCATCGATGAAGAACATGAAACGACATTCAAGCAGGAAACGGTGCCGAGATATCACGCCCGCGAAGTCGCCCGCAAGCGAGCAGCGATGGAGGGGATTCCGCTCGTCCTCGGAACGGCGACGCCGATGCTGGAATCCTGGTGGTTGGCGAAGCAGAAAAGTTATCAGCTGATCAGCATGCCGAAACGGATTGAAGAACTACCGATGCCTCCGGTCGTGACCGTCGACACGATGAACGATCCCCTCATCAAACGAGGTCACAATATTGGACGGGCGCTCAAGAATGCGATTGATCAAACCCTGAAAAACGATGGGCAAATCATTCTATTCTTCAACCTGCGAGGATTTTCACCCGTGTTGTGGTGCCGTTCCTGTGGTGAAAAACTGAGTTGTCCGCATTGCGATACCAGTTTGACGTGGCACAAAGATCGCAAGCTCTGTGTCTGTCATACCTGCGATTACACAATACCAATGCCCGGCCAATGTCCAGCTTGTAAAAAACAAGGACTGCGGCATTTCGGAGCGGGAACACAGCGTCTCGAAGAAGAAGTCCGCAGTAAGTTTCCGGGAGTGACTGTCTTACGTATGGATAGCGACTCGATGCGGAAACCGGGAAGTCACGACGAGGCTCTCGAACGCTTTCGTCACGGCGAAGTCTCAATTCTGCTCGGCACCCAGATGATTGCCAAAGGGCTCGACTTTCCGAATGTCACGTTGGTGGGTGTCGTCGATGCCGATACCGCTTTGCATCAGATTGACTTCCGGGCCTCGGAGCGAACTTTTCAATTGATTTCCCAGGTCGCAGGCCGGACTGGTCGCAGCTCACGGGGAGGCCGGGTGCTGGTGCAGACGATGCAACCGGATGCCGAGGCAATCCGCTTTGCCGCCGAGCACGATTTCATCGGCTTTGCGAACCGGGAACTGGGACATCGTCTTGAACGTAAGATGCCGCCGCAAGCGGCACTCTTGCGAATCATTCTCCGCGCCAAAGATGAACCGCTCCTCGACACTGCCGGACTCGAAATGGTCGAAGAACTGCAAAAGCATGCGGAAACCCTGCCCGATAAATACCGCATCCTCGGCCCGGCTCCCGCTCCACTGGCGAGACACAAAGATTACTATCGCTATCAGATTCTCATCACAAGCACTTCCCACACCGCCATATGTGCTTTGATCGAAAAGTGCCGCAAGCAATTTGATAAACTGACAATGATTGAATACGCACTCGATGTCGACCCGCTGCAAATGCGATAA